In Mesorhizobium sp., one DNA window encodes the following:
- a CDS encoding MFS transporter → MPQRASTLAPFRHSTFRALWVATLISNLGGLIQGVGAGWMMTTISDSPVMVALVQGATTLPIMLFSLASGALADNFDRRRIMLSAQTMMMLVSVALAAFAYQGWITPWLLLFFTFLLGCGTALHNPPWQASMGDIVPRADLPAAVTLNSMGFNLMRSVGPALGGFIVATAGVAAAFLANAVSYVALIGALWRWRPDYPPRSLPRENFLSAMSAGLRYVSMSPNLLVVMFRAWLFGIAAISSMALLPLVARELVGGGALTYGGLLGAFGVGAILGALFNGAVRERFSNEWIVRLACIGFGLSNILIAVSGNVWLSHLLLLPAGACWVFALSLFNVTVQLSTPRWVVGRALSLYQTATFGGMAMGSWIWGAAADSFGPALALVGSGVVLFASVAVGLRHALPEFGALNLDPLDRFREPELRLDLKARSGPIMVMVDYTIAQEDVPAFLAAMSDRRRIRIRDGARQWALLRDLENPEVWTESYHVPTWIEYLRHNLRRTQADAEVTDTLWKLHKGTETPRIHRMIERQTVPVEDDMPLKGPPDIL, encoded by the coding sequence GTGCCGCAGCGTGCATCGACCTTAGCCCCGTTCCGGCATTCCACCTTCCGGGCCCTGTGGGTCGCCACCTTGATCTCCAATCTCGGCGGGTTGATCCAGGGCGTCGGCGCCGGCTGGATGATGACGACCATCTCGGACTCGCCCGTCATGGTCGCGCTGGTGCAGGGCGCCACGACGCTGCCCATCATGCTGTTCTCGCTCGCTTCCGGGGCACTTGCCGACAATTTCGACCGGCGGCGCATCATGCTCAGCGCCCAGACCATGATGATGCTGGTGTCGGTCGCGCTGGCCGCCTTCGCCTATCAAGGCTGGATCACGCCATGGCTGCTGCTCTTCTTCACCTTCCTGCTCGGCTGCGGCACGGCGCTGCACAATCCGCCGTGGCAGGCCTCCATGGGCGATATCGTGCCGCGCGCGGATCTGCCGGCCGCCGTGACGCTGAACTCGATGGGCTTCAACCTGATGCGCAGCGTCGGTCCGGCGCTCGGCGGCTTCATTGTCGCGACGGCCGGCGTGGCCGCCGCTTTCCTCGCCAACGCTGTCAGCTATGTCGCCCTGATCGGCGCGCTGTGGCGCTGGCGTCCGGACTATCCGCCGCGCAGCCTGCCGCGGGAGAATTTCCTCAGTGCGATGTCGGCGGGCCTGCGCTACGTCTCGATGTCGCCCAACCTGCTGGTCGTGATGTTCCGCGCCTGGCTGTTCGGCATCGCGGCGATTTCGTCGATGGCTCTGTTGCCGCTGGTGGCCCGCGAACTCGTCGGCGGCGGCGCGTTGACCTACGGCGGGTTGCTCGGCGCTTTCGGCGTCGGCGCCATCCTTGGCGCTCTCTTCAACGGAGCGGTGCGCGAACGGTTCAGCAATGAGTGGATCGTGCGTCTCGCCTGCATCGGCTTCGGGCTGAGCAATATCCTGATCGCCGTCAGCGGCAATGTCTGGCTGAGCCACCTGCTCCTGCTTCCCGCCGGTGCCTGCTGGGTCTTCGCGCTGTCGCTGTTCAACGTCACGGTGCAGTTGTCGACCCCGCGCTGGGTGGTCGGCCGGGCGCTGTCGCTCTACCAGACGGCAACCTTCGGCGGCATGGCGATGGGAAGCTGGATCTGGGGCGCGGCCGCCGACTCCTTCGGGCCGGCCCTGGCGCTGGTCGGGTCAGGCGTCGTGCTCTTCGCCAGCGTGGCCGTCGGGCTGCGGCACGCCCTGCCCGAATTCGGCGCGCTCAATCTCGACCCGCTCGACCGTTTCCGGGAGCCGGAACTGCGCCTCGATCTCAAGGCGCGCAGCGGGCCGATCATGGTCATGGTGGACTACACGATCGCCCAGGAGGACGTTCCCGCCTTCCTGGCCGCCATGTCGGACCGCCGCCGAATCAGGATCCGCGACGGCGCCCGGCAATGGGCCCTGCTGCGCGATCTGGAAAACCCGGAGGTCTGGACGGAGAGCTATCACGTCCCGACCTGGATCGAATATCTGCGGCACAATCTGCGCCGGACACAGGCCGACGCCGAAGTGACCGATACGCTGTGGAAGCTGCACAAGGGAACAGAGACGCCCCGCATTCACCGCATGATCGAGCGCCAGACCGTGCCGGTCGAGGACGATATGCCGCTCAAGGGACCGCCGGACATCCTCTGA
- a CDS encoding M48 family metallopeptidase → MASEPVRGAWFPPGSSRRVEAAIARAADGDLIVAAGGAVLARAAPAEIEFSVRVGSIPRRLSFPDGSLFETADNDGIDRLGGDSGRMHQLERFRPRLFVFAALVVGLCFLIYRFAVPAMVEVAVAITPPVVPQLMSQGALASLDETLLAESELPEARRAAIREGFDRLAGLSPRGVDGYALHFRKGGSIGPNAFALPDGTIVLTDELVTLAPGQDAVLGVLAHEIGHVEREHSLRQLYRAAGIAALIMLIGGDIGAGAEDILVQGSALAGLSYSRGQEAEADRSSVELMLEAGKDPAAIVGFLEIVRDKVEKGVATDFLSTHPATQQRIDAVKAYAEELAKK, encoded by the coding sequence TTGGCTTCTGAACCCGTCCGCGGCGCCTGGTTCCCGCCGGGGTCGAGCCGCAGGGTGGAGGCGGCGATCGCGAGGGCCGCCGACGGCGACCTGATCGTGGCGGCCGGCGGAGCGGTGCTGGCGCGGGCGGCGCCGGCGGAGATCGAATTTTCCGTGCGCGTCGGCTCGATCCCGCGCCGGCTGTCCTTTCCGGACGGCAGCCTGTTCGAGACGGCCGACAATGACGGCATCGACCGCCTGGGCGGCGACTCCGGTAGGATGCACCAGCTCGAACGTTTTCGCCCGCGCCTGTTCGTCTTCGCGGCGCTCGTCGTCGGCCTCTGCTTCCTGATCTACCGTTTCGCGGTGCCGGCGATGGTCGAGGTGGCGGTTGCGATCACGCCGCCGGTAGTGCCGCAACTGATGAGCCAGGGGGCGCTCGCCTCGCTGGACGAGACCCTGCTTGCCGAGAGCGAGCTGCCGGAAGCCCGCCGGGCCGCGATCCGGGAAGGGTTCGACCGGCTGGCGGGGCTCAGCCCGCGGGGCGTGGACGGCTATGCCCTGCATTTCAGGAAGGGCGGATCGATTGGCCCCAACGCGTTCGCGCTGCCCGACGGCACGATCGTGCTGACCGACGAACTGGTGACGCTGGCGCCCGGTCAAGACGCGGTGCTCGGCGTGCTGGCGCATGAGATCGGCCATGTCGAGCGCGAGCATTCGCTGCGACAGCTCTACCGGGCGGCCGGCATAGCGGCTCTCATCATGCTGATCGGCGGCGACATCGGCGCGGGCGCCGAGGACATCCTCGTCCAGGGCTCGGCGCTGGCCGGCCTGTCCTATTCGCGCGGCCAGGAAGCCGAGGCCGACCGCTCGAGCGTCGAGCTGATGCTGGAGGCAGGCAAGGATCCCGCGGCGATCGTGGGGTTCCTCGAGATCGTCCGCGACAAGGTCGAGAAGGGTGTGGCCACCGACTTCCTTTCCACCCATCCCGCGACGCAGCAGCGTATCGACGCGGTGAAGGCCTATGCCGAGGAGCTGGCGAAGAAATGA
- a CDS encoding MFS transporter, with amino-acid sequence MSRSIPLVLAVALFMEQMDSTVIATSLPAIAADIGTSPVALKLALTAYLVSLAIFIPVSGWMAQRFGAKRVFRIAIAVFVAGSVACAFSGSLSAFVGARFVQGMGGAMMTPVARLVLVRATPKSQLVQAMAWVTIPGLIGPLMGPPVGGFITTFLTWHWIFLINLPIGLAGIYFAGRVLPDIAPGGAGNLDRKGFLLSGLAASGIVFGLSVVSLPALPPAAGAATVAIGLLCGWLYMRHARGTPAPILDLRLFSNPVFRAAIIGGSLFRIGAGAVPFLLPLFFQVGFGMTPFQSGMLTFASAGGAILLKFMASAALRAGGFRNVLIAGGLAGAAFIAINASFTAETPWPVIVAVLFASGFLRSLFFTSVNALVFADIAEADAAQATALAAASQQISIALGVAVAGGALEVIALATGEALTVHAFVWSFLVVAALTSLAALPFVWLDPDAGSSVSGKAPVARSTTPITRPEG; translated from the coding sequence ATGAGCCGCAGCATACCGCTGGTGCTCGCGGTTGCGCTGTTCATGGAACAGATGGATTCGACGGTCATCGCCACCTCGCTGCCGGCGATCGCGGCCGACATCGGCACCAGTCCGGTGGCGCTCAAGCTGGCGCTCACCGCCTATCTGGTATCGCTGGCGATCTTCATTCCGGTGAGCGGCTGGATGGCCCAGCGCTTCGGCGCCAAGCGCGTGTTCCGCATCGCCATCGCGGTCTTCGTCGCCGGCTCCGTCGCCTGCGCCTTCTCCGGATCGCTGTCGGCCTTTGTCGGCGCGCGCTTCGTCCAGGGCATGGGCGGCGCGATGATGACGCCGGTCGCCCGCCTGGTGCTGGTTAGGGCGACGCCGAAGTCGCAGCTCGTCCAGGCGATGGCCTGGGTGACGATCCCCGGGCTGATCGGGCCGCTGATGGGACCGCCCGTCGGCGGCTTCATCACCACCTTCCTCACCTGGCACTGGATCTTCCTGATCAACCTGCCGATCGGCCTGGCCGGCATCTACTTCGCCGGCCGCGTGCTGCCCGACATTGCGCCGGGCGGCGCGGGCAACCTGGACAGAAAGGGCTTTCTCCTGTCCGGGCTCGCCGCCTCCGGCATCGTCTTCGGGCTGTCGGTCGTCAGCCTGCCGGCGCTGCCGCCGGCGGCCGGGGCGGCAACGGTTGCGATCGGACTTCTCTGCGGCTGGCTCTATATGCGCCATGCGCGGGGAACGCCCGCGCCGATCCTCGATCTCAGACTGTTTTCCAACCCGGTCTTTCGCGCCGCCATCATCGGCGGCTCGCTGTTCCGCATCGGAGCCGGCGCGGTGCCCTTCCTGCTGCCGCTGTTTTTCCAGGTCGGCTTCGGCATGACGCCGTTCCAGTCGGGCATGCTCACCTTCGCCTCGGCCGGCGGAGCGATCCTGCTCAAATTCATGGCGAGCGCGGCGTTGCGCGCCGGCGGCTTCCGCAACGTGCTGATCGCCGGCGGCCTGGCGGGAGCGGCCTTCATCGCCATCAACGCCTCGTTCACGGCCGAGACGCCCTGGCCGGTGATCGTCGCCGTGCTGTTTGCGTCGGGCTTCCTGCGCTCGCTGTTCTTCACCTCGGTCAATGCGCTCGTCTTCGCCGACATCGCGGAAGCCGACGCCGCGCAGGCGACGGCGCTTGCCGCGGCGAGCCAGCAGATCTCGATCGCGCTGGGCGTGGCGGTGGCCGGAGGGGCGCTGGAGGTGATCGCGCTCGCCACCGGCGAGGCGCTGACGGTCCACGCCTTCGTCTGGTCGTTCCTCGTCGTCGCGGCGCTGACCTCGCTTGCCGCGCTGCCTTTCGTCTGGCTCGATCCCGACGCCGGCAGTTCCGTCTCCGGCAAGGCGCCGGTGGCGCGCTCGACGACGCCGATCACGCGGCCGGAGGGGTGA
- a CDS encoding Uma2 family endonuclease — MNVIATRAAEGFPRRSFTVAEIRRMIDAGIIPGDENFELIEGELVPMSPKGNQHEVIKAALNDVFSNRPREFRLAVETSVYLDERTFVEPDLCLYPKRILPEDVKGTDVILAIEISGSSLGYDRGLKARVLARHGVQELWVVEAETRVTWVHRSPQPDGNWGSIERVASDTALSPAALPQISVRMGDLD; from the coding sequence ATGAACGTCATAGCCACCCGCGCCGCCGAGGGCTTTCCGCGCCGTTCGTTCACGGTGGCGGAGATTCGCCGCATGATCGACGCCGGCATCATTCCTGGGGACGAGAATTTCGAATTGATCGAGGGGGAACTGGTCCCGATGTCTCCGAAAGGCAACCAGCATGAGGTGATCAAGGCGGCTCTGAACGACGTCTTCTCGAACCGCCCTCGCGAGTTCAGACTCGCGGTGGAAACGTCCGTCTACCTGGACGAGCGCACGTTCGTCGAACCCGATCTGTGTCTCTACCCCAAACGCATCTTGCCCGAGGATGTGAAGGGGACCGATGTTATCCTGGCCATCGAGATTTCCGGCTCGTCGCTCGGCTATGACAGGGGCCTGAAGGCGCGCGTGCTTGCAAGGCACGGTGTGCAGGAGCTCTGGGTGGTCGAAGCCGAGACGCGCGTGACCTGGGTCCACCGTTCGCCGCAGCCGGACGGAAATTGGGGAAGCATCGAGCGGGTCGCATCGGACACCGCTCTCTCCCCCGCCGCGCTTCCTCAGATATCCGTCCGGATGGGCGACCTCGACTGA
- a CDS encoding Ppx/GppA family phosphatase, with translation MSRPDRVRAAPEGHHVNDPETGGNAPHRGGQTDEEGDFRRTSGGNRGLPRQPGEADARERPAAPSQTHRKRRKRKRGRKVFARDTSAVQTAPPREAGQAQPGQGGPAPAAGELPRRPHPPTEAREAGAPAGQNPALAPAGKTGRDEPPPSRPARAPEDGTAAAPRSGSERRPPRPGDQPVYAALDLGTNNCRLLVAVPTRPGQFRVIDAFSRIVRLGEGLTATGRLGDAAMARAIDALSVCATKLGLRQIRLSRLIATEACRSAENGEEFLARVTDETGLELEIIDRETEARLAVSGCGSLVERDTEAVVLFDIGGGSSEIALIDLSGERSPHLARHIVSWTSLPVGVVSLAERFGGRHVTREVFADMVADVARMLEAFEGRHRLGALASGGRFHLLGTSGTVTTLAGVFLGLERYDRKRVDGLWLERADVDAMTARLLGWDFHERVANPCIGADRADLVLAGCAILEAIRQVWPSERLRVADRGLREGILTELMASDGAWRRNRWRSGP, from the coding sequence ATGTCGCGTCCCGACCGGGTTCGCGCCGCGCCTGAAGGACATCACGTGAACGACCCCGAGACGGGCGGCAATGCGCCGCATCGCGGGGGGCAAACGGACGAAGAAGGCGATTTTCGCCGAACGTCCGGCGGCAACCGCGGCCTGCCGCGGCAGCCAGGCGAAGCGGACGCGCGCGAGCGCCCCGCGGCCCCCAGCCAGACCCACCGCAAACGGCGCAAGCGCAAGCGCGGCCGGAAGGTTTTCGCGCGCGACACCTCCGCCGTCCAGACCGCGCCACCGCGGGAGGCGGGGCAGGCCCAACCCGGCCAGGGCGGGCCAGCGCCCGCGGCCGGCGAACTCCCGCGCCGCCCCCATCCGCCGACGGAGGCGCGCGAAGCCGGTGCGCCGGCGGGTCAAAACCCCGCACTTGCGCCGGCCGGCAAAACCGGGCGTGACGAGCCCCCACCGTCGCGGCCGGCGAGGGCACCTGAAGACGGTACCGCGGCGGCCCCTCGTTCGGGCAGCGAGCGGCGGCCGCCGCGACCCGGCGACCAGCCCGTCTATGCCGCGCTCGACCTCGGCACCAACAATTGCCGGCTGCTGGTCGCGGTGCCGACCCGGCCCGGCCAGTTCCGCGTCATCGACGCGTTCTCGCGCATCGTCAGGCTGGGCGAAGGGCTGACGGCGACCGGCAGACTGGGCGACGCCGCCATGGCGCGTGCCATCGACGCGCTGTCGGTCTGCGCCACCAAGCTCGGACTGCGCCAGATCCGCCTGTCGCGGCTGATCGCCACCGAAGCCTGCCGATCGGCGGAAAACGGCGAGGAATTCCTGGCGCGCGTGACCGACGAGACGGGACTCGAACTCGAGATCATCGACCGCGAAACCGAGGCGCGGCTCGCCGTCTCCGGCTGCGGTTCGCTGGTCGAGCGCGACACCGAGGCGGTGGTTCTGTTCGACATCGGCGGCGGCTCGTCGGAGATCGCACTGATCGACCTCAGCGGCGAACGCAGCCCGCATCTCGCCCGCCACATCGTCTCCTGGACCTCGCTGCCGGTCGGGGTCGTCTCGCTCGCCGAGCGTTTCGGCGGCCGGCACGTCACGCGCGAGGTTTTCGCCGACATGGTGGCCGACGTGGCGCGCATGCTGGAAGCCTTCGAGGGGCGTCACCGCCTTGGCGCGCTGGCGTCCGGCGGGCGTTTCCACCTGCTCGGCACGTCGGGCACCGTGACGACGCTGGCCGGGGTCTTTCTCGGCCTCGAACGCTACGACCGCAAGCGCGTCGACGGGCTGTGGCTGGAGCGCGCCGACGTCGACGCGATGACCGCGAGGCTGCTGGGCTGGGATTTTCACGAGCGCGTCGCCAATCCCTGCATCGGCGCCGACCGGGCCGATCTCGTGCTCGCCGGCTGCGCCATCCTCGAGGCGATCCGGCAGGTCTGGCCGTCCGAGCGGCTGCGCGTCGCCGACCGCGGCCTGCGCGAGGGCATCCTCACCGAGCTGATGGCGTCGGACGGCGCCTGGCGGCGCAATCGCTGGCGGAGCGGGCCATGA
- a CDS encoding MAPEG family protein: protein MNQTAIFWPMLLQVALTYAVYVLMSYRRKAAIRAGSVRVSDFRENRNEPPESLFVRNNLANQFELPVLFFTACLALYVTDGVNWLTVALAWVFAISRCGHAAIHVTTNRIRHRQPLFIIGFLSLFLMWGWFALHIAGLA, encoded by the coding sequence ATGAACCAAACTGCAATCTTCTGGCCGATGCTGCTCCAGGTCGCGCTGACCTATGCCGTCTATGTGCTTATGTCCTATCGCCGCAAGGCCGCCATCCGTGCCGGCAGCGTGCGCGTATCCGACTTCCGCGAAAACCGCAACGAACCGCCGGAAAGCCTGTTCGTCCGCAACAATCTGGCAAATCAATTCGAACTGCCGGTGCTGTTCTTCACCGCCTGCCTGGCGCTCTACGTCACCGACGGGGTCAACTGGCTGACAGTGGCGCTGGCCTGGGTCTTCGCGATCTCAAGATGCGGGCATGCCGCGATCCACGTCACCACCAACCGCATCCGCCACCGGCAGCCGCTGTTCATCATCGGCTTCCTGTCGCTGTTTCTCATGTGGGGCTGGTTCGCCCTGCACATCGCCGGGCTCGCCTGA
- a CDS encoding RlmE family RNA methyltransferase, which produces MKKPTPGKGPTRVLRTKIKKKSGLKESSRRWLERHMNDPYVQRSKAEGYRSRAAYKLIEIDERYKLLKPGMRVVDLGAAPGGWCQVAARKLGSTDDKPMIAAIDYLEMDPVPGCVILKKDFLDEDAPAALIAALGGAPDVVISDMAAPTTGHRRTDHIRTMHLGEVAADFAISVLKPGGHFLTKTFQGGTANDLLTMLKQNFKSVHHVKPPASRDGSVELFLLAKDFKGRKPAEAEVTPPAA; this is translated from the coding sequence ATGAAGAAGCCGACCCCCGGCAAGGGCCCCACCCGCGTCCTCAGAACGAAGATCAAGAAGAAGAGCGGGCTGAAAGAGTCCTCGCGCCGCTGGCTCGAGCGGCACATGAACGATCCCTACGTGCAGCGTTCGAAGGCGGAAGGCTATCGCTCGCGCGCGGCCTACAAGCTGATCGAGATCGACGAGCGCTACAAGCTTCTGAAGCCCGGCATGCGCGTGGTCGATCTGGGGGCCGCGCCCGGCGGCTGGTGCCAGGTCGCGGCGCGCAAGCTCGGCTCCACCGACGACAAGCCGATGATCGCCGCGATCGACTATCTGGAGATGGACCCGGTGCCGGGCTGCGTCATCCTGAAGAAGGATTTCCTCGACGAGGACGCGCCGGCCGCCCTCATCGCGGCGCTGGGCGGCGCGCCGGACGTTGTGATTTCCGACATGGCGGCGCCAACCACCGGCCACCGCCGGACCGACCATATCCGCACCATGCATCTCGGCGAAGTCGCCGCCGACTTCGCCATCTCGGTGCTCAAGCCCGGCGGGCATTTCCTCACCAAGACCTTCCAGGGCGGCACGGCGAACGACCTGCTGACCATGCTGAAGCAGAACTTCAAATCGGTGCACCACGTCAAGCCGCCGGCTTCCCGCGACGGGTCGGTGGAACTGTTCCTGCTCGCCAAGGACTTCAAGGGCCGCAAGCCGGCCGAGGCCGAGGTCACCCCTCCGGCCGCGTGA
- the guaB gene encoding IMP dehydrogenase, which yields MAKIIETATGAQALTFDDVLLQPGHSDVMPGETDVRTKIAGDIDLNIPILSAAMDTVTEARLAISMAQAGGIGVIHRNLTPEQQAEEVRQVKKFESGMVVNPVTIGPDATLAEALALMKAHGISGIPVVENGGPGGHTTGRLVGILTNRDVRFASDPSQKVYELMTRENLVTVRENRVDQDEAKRLLHKHRIEKLLVVDQKGHCVGLITVKDIEKTQLNPNASKDAQGRLRVAAATSVGQDGFERAERLIAAGVDLLVIDTAHGHSQRVLDAVTRAKKLSNSVRILAGNVATAEGTRALIDAGADAVKVGIGPGSICTTRIVAGVGVPQLSAVIAAAEQADKAGISIIADGGIKYSGDLAKALAAGASAAMIGSLLAGTEESPGEVYLHQGRSFKAYRGMGSVGAMARGSADRYFQAEVRDTLKLVPEGIEGQVPYKGPVGGVLHQLTGGLKAAMGYVGGRDLAEFREKARFVRISTAGLRESHTHDVTITRESPNYPGAM from the coding sequence ATGGCGAAAATCATCGAAACCGCGACCGGCGCCCAGGCGCTCACCTTCGACGACGTGCTGTTGCAGCCCGGCCATTCCGACGTCATGCCGGGCGAGACCGACGTGCGCACCAAGATCGCCGGCGACATCGATCTCAACATCCCGATCCTGTCGGCGGCGATGGACACGGTCACCGAGGCGCGGCTCGCCATTTCGATGGCGCAGGCCGGCGGCATCGGCGTCATCCACCGCAACCTGACGCCGGAGCAGCAGGCCGAAGAGGTCCGGCAGGTCAAGAAGTTCGAATCCGGCATGGTCGTGAACCCGGTCACGATCGGCCCCGACGCCACCCTCGCCGAGGCGCTGGCGCTGATGAAGGCACACGGCATATCCGGCATCCCGGTCGTCGAGAACGGCGGTCCGGGCGGCCACACCACCGGCCGGCTGGTCGGCATCCTCACCAATCGCGACGTTCGGTTCGCGTCCGACCCGTCGCAGAAGGTCTACGAATTGATGACGCGGGAGAATCTGGTCACCGTGCGCGAGAACCGCGTCGACCAGGACGAGGCCAAGCGGCTCCTGCACAAGCATCGCATCGAAAAGCTGCTGGTCGTCGACCAGAAGGGCCACTGCGTCGGCCTTATCACCGTCAAGGACATCGAGAAGACGCAGCTCAACCCGAACGCCTCCAAGGATGCCCAGGGGCGCCTGCGCGTAGCCGCCGCCACCAGCGTCGGCCAGGACGGGTTCGAGCGGGCCGAGCGGCTGATCGCGGCCGGCGTCGACCTGCTGGTCATCGACACCGCCCACGGCCATTCGCAGCGCGTGCTCGACGCAGTCACCCGTGCCAAGAAGCTGTCCAATTCCGTGCGCATCCTCGCCGGCAACGTGGCGACCGCGGAAGGCACGCGCGCGCTGATCGACGCGGGCGCCGACGCGGTGAAAGTGGGCATCGGCCCGGGCTCGATCTGTACCACGCGCATCGTCGCCGGCGTCGGCGTGCCGCAGCTCTCCGCCGTCATCGCCGCAGCCGAACAGGCCGACAAGGCTGGAATCTCGATCATCGCCGACGGCGGCATCAAATATTCGGGCGATCTGGCCAAGGCTCTCGCGGCGGGCGCCAGTGCCGCGATGATCGGCTCGCTGCTCGCCGGAACCGAGGAAAGCCCCGGCGAGGTCTATCTGCACCAGGGACGCTCGTTCAAGGCCTATCGCGGCATGGGATCGGTCGGCGCCATGGCGCGCGGCTCGGCCGACCGCTACTTCCAGGCCGAGGTGCGCGACACGCTGAAGCTCGTGCCGGAGGGCATCGAGGGCCAGGTGCCCTACAAGGGCCCGGTGGGCGGCGTGCTGCACCAGCTCACCGGCGGCCTGAAAGCCGCAATGGGCTATGTCGGCGGCCGCGACCTCGCCGAATTCCGCGAGAAGGCGCGTTTCGTGCGCATCTCGACGGCGGGCCTGCGCGAAAGTCACACGCACGACGTGACCATCACCCGCGAGAGCCCGAACTACCCGGGCGCGATGTAG
- a CDS encoding DUF898 family protein — protein sequence MSSEPPRPQATSVEPFVFTGTTREYFGIWIVNILLTIVTLGIYSAWAKVRRLRYFYGNTHLAGSSFDYHARPVQILIGRIIVLVVLMLYNVILNVVPPAGIVLVPLFVLALPWFIMRGLRFNARVTSFRNVRFDFHGGYGGAFRAYVLGGIVAWLSLGILAPVASRWMWRYLLVNTTYGGRPVASDPALRKLYGQWLLPAVILMATILLLGLSALALGTAFYAVYRDIASGGNDADAIVAAILQIVTTSLLPFIVVLAIVTLIYRAGTRNVALNATVVDGRHRFHSAIHRGRFTWITVTNLLATVFSLGLARPWAAIRMSRFLAAATALEVSGSLDDYLGDLKDTGSAVGAEYMDVEGFDFGF from the coding sequence ATGTCTTCCGAGCCGCCGAGACCGCAGGCAACGAGTGTCGAGCCCTTCGTCTTCACGGGCACGACGCGCGAATATTTCGGCATCTGGATCGTCAACATCCTTTTGACCATCGTGACGCTCGGCATCTACTCCGCCTGGGCCAAGGTGAGGCGGCTGCGCTACTTCTACGGCAACACGCACCTGGCGGGATCGAGCTTCGACTACCACGCCCGGCCTGTTCAGATCCTGATCGGCCGCATCATCGTGCTCGTCGTTCTCATGCTCTACAACGTCATCCTCAACGTCGTGCCCCCGGCGGGCATCGTTCTGGTTCCGCTTTTTGTCCTCGCCCTGCCATGGTTCATCATGCGAGGTCTGCGATTCAACGCCCGGGTGACCAGCTTCAGGAACGTCCGTTTCGATTTCCACGGCGGTTATGGCGGCGCCTTCCGCGCTTATGTGCTGGGCGGCATCGTCGCTTGGCTGTCGCTCGGCATCCTGGCGCCGGTCGCCTCGCGCTGGATGTGGCGCTACCTGCTCGTCAACACGACCTACGGCGGGCGTCCGGTGGCCAGCGATCCGGCGCTGCGCAAGCTCTACGGCCAGTGGCTGTTGCCGGCCGTGATCCTGATGGCGACGATCCTCCTCCTCGGGCTCTCGGCCCTTGCCCTGGGCACGGCATTCTATGCCGTCTACCGGGACATCGCGTCCGGCGGAAACGACGCCGACGCCATCGTCGCCGCGATCCTGCAGATCGTGACGACATCGCTGCTGCCGTTCATCGTCGTCCTTGCCATCGTGACGCTGATCTATCGCGCGGGCACGCGCAACGTGGCATTGAACGCCACCGTGGTCGACGGGCGCCACCGATTCCACTCGGCCATCCATCGCGGCCGCTTCACCTGGATCACGGTGACCAACCTCCTGGCGACCGTCTTTTCGCTCGGCCTTGCGCGCCCCTGGGCGGCGATCCGCATGTCGCGGTTCCTCGCCGCCGCGACCGCGCTCGAGGTCTCGGGTTCGCTCGACGACTACCTCGGCGATCTGAAGGATACCGGCTCAGCGGTCGGCGCCGAATACATGGACGTCGAGGGGTTCGACTTTGGCTTCTGA
- a CDS encoding phospholipid-binding protein, translating into MSKKSFGMSFEWGPTKPCDDTQSPPLEIFNSPPGTKYIQIALFNNSTGEARGKALAQALGQTSFGYGAFKSIDYKGPCSPPASVYRLEVTALNGSGETHAIATGTLRFPPDP; encoded by the coding sequence ATGTCGAAAAAAAGTTTCGGAATGTCATTCGAATGGGGTCCGACCAAGCCGTGCGATGACACCCAGTCGCCACCGCTCGAGATCTTCAATTCGCCCCCTGGGACAAAGTATATTCAGATCGCCCTGTTCAACAACTCAACCGGCGAAGCTCGGGGAAAAGCACTCGCTCAGGCGCTCGGGCAGACTTCGTTCGGCTATGGAGCCTTCAAATCGATCGACTACAAAGGACCATGTTCGCCCCCGGCGAGCGTCTATCGCCTTGAAGTAACGGCATTGAACGGGTCGGGCGAGACCCATGCAATTGCGACCGGCACGCTGCGCTTCCCGCCTGACCCATAA